Proteins encoded together in one Deinococcus planocerae window:
- a CDS encoding S1C family serine protease — protein sequence MNVVRPAAARGLLVLSALLLGGVVASAQTTPSSGTTPAERRAATPAPLSQTEKAALDALFRKLRPATLRIEDCPPTNCREPNGVGTAFLIGDGYALTAYHVVFASKTLSAQTLDKKRYAVQVVGYDDQSDLALIRVNVPGGTPSMPLAARGPQVGDAALAIGNGGGEFLVQKTGRLTGLDSDAGRADFPPGTLELNAQLIPGDSGGPILNAQGEVVGVVSYISVGGPRGGRITAYAVPVTRTNATLAALRRGEKRDAPVIGIALTPQLEFAFALPADRFAEFNRVFDLGLGDTPGAFFTNVVPGSPAARAGLQPLTLNEQGKRVSGDLVTAVNGQAIANFSDFQYAVRRYRPGETVTLTVLRGGKRIEVKLTLAARPQVQVQN from the coding sequence ATGAACGTCGTTCGCCCCGCCGCCGCGCGCGGCCTGCTGGTGCTGTCCGCCCTGCTGCTCGGTGGTGTCGTGGCTTCGGCTCAGACAACCCCCTCCTCCGGCACGACGCCCGCCGAGCGCCGAGCTGCCACCCCGGCGCCGCTGAGCCAGACGGAAAAGGCCGCGCTCGACGCCCTGTTCCGCAAGCTGCGCCCGGCCACCCTGCGCATCGAGGACTGCCCGCCGACGAACTGCCGCGAGCCGAACGGGGTGGGCACCGCCTTCCTGATCGGCGACGGTTACGCCTTGACGGCCTACCACGTGGTCTTCGCCTCCAAGACGCTGAGCGCGCAGACGCTCGACAAGAAGCGCTACGCGGTGCAGGTCGTCGGCTACGACGATCAGTCCGACCTCGCCCTGATCCGGGTGAACGTGCCGGGCGGAACGCCCTCCATGCCGCTCGCGGCGAGGGGGCCCCAGGTGGGAGACGCCGCGCTCGCCATCGGGAACGGGGGCGGCGAGTTCCTGGTCCAGAAGACCGGTCGCCTGACCGGCCTCGACAGCGACGCGGGGCGCGCGGACTTCCCGCCCGGCACCCTGGAACTGAACGCGCAGCTCATCCCCGGAGACAGCGGCGGGCCGATCCTCAACGCCCAGGGAGAGGTCGTCGGCGTGGTGAGCTACATCAGCGTGGGGGGGCCGCGCGGGGGCCGCATCACCGCCTACGCCGTGCCCGTCACGCGGACGAACGCCACGCTCGCCGCGCTGCGCCGGGGCGAGAAGCGGGACGCGCCCGTCATCGGCATCGCCCTGACCCCGCAGCTCGAATTCGCCTTCGCGCTCCCCGCCGACCGCTTCGCGGAGTTCAACCGCGTCTTCGACCTGGGGCTCGGCGACACGCCCGGCGCCTTTTTCACGAACGTGGTCCCCGGCAGCCCCGCGGCCCGGGCGGGCCTCCAGCCGCTCACCCTCAACGAGCAGGGTAAGCGCGTCTCCGGCGATCTCGTCACCGCCGTCAACGGCCAGGCCATCGCCAACTTCTCCGACTTCCAGTACGCCGTGCGCCGCTACCGCCCCGGCGAGACGGTGACCCTTACCGTCTTGCGCGGCGGCAAGAGGATCGAGGTCAAGCTCACCCTCGCCGCCCGCCCCCAGGTGCAGGTCCAGAACTAG